One Methylophilus sp. TWE2 DNA segment encodes these proteins:
- a CDS encoding NAD-dependent epimerase/dehydratase family protein yields MRILQVGCGGLGALIAEATLAQGHELTIVRRSHKAVPPGAQALYLDVVAGECLSTLHTIKADILLYCLAPVDGQSYQQTYVEGLRHVLAHVSLSQLKHVFFISSTGVYGEQQGEWIDDATPAIPVDAEGQVILEAERLLDELDCGHSALRVSGIYGPKRLYLLRLLQNPARWPTKTHWTNRIHELDVAAAVVHLYQHLADGKSLPGHCILTDGVPTAQHEVLQWLAAQQNLPAPETPPLQPQSGKRIRNGFLQQTGFKLQFADYRAGYASILSSLK; encoded by the coding sequence ATGCGGATATTGCAAGTGGGGTGTGGTGGTTTAGGGGCCTTGATTGCAGAGGCGACGCTCGCACAAGGCCATGAATTAACGATTGTAAGGCGTTCGCATAAAGCGGTGCCACCAGGGGCGCAGGCGCTTTATCTGGATGTCGTTGCCGGAGAATGTCTGTCTACCTTGCATACGATAAAAGCCGATATTCTGCTCTATTGTCTGGCACCGGTAGATGGACAAAGTTACCAGCAAACGTATGTGGAAGGCCTGCGCCATGTGTTGGCGCATGTTTCACTGAGTCAACTAAAGCACGTATTTTTTATTTCCAGTACAGGGGTTTATGGCGAGCAACAGGGGGAATGGATAGATGACGCCACGCCAGCTATCCCTGTAGACGCTGAGGGGCAAGTCATACTAGAGGCGGAGCGTTTGCTGGATGAGCTGGATTGCGGCCATAGTGCACTGCGGGTGTCCGGCATTTACGGGCCCAAGCGATTATATCTGTTGCGACTTTTGCAGAATCCGGCACGTTGGCCAACAAAAACGCACTGGACCAACCGTATCCATGAGTTGGATGTTGCGGCCGCAGTCGTGCATTTATATCAACATTTGGCGGATGGTAAGTCATTGCCGGGCCATTGCATACTGACCGATGGAGTGCCCACGGCGCAACACGAAGTATTACAATGGTTAGCAGCCCAACAGAATTTGCCAGCACCGGAAACGCCGCCATTACAGCCACAATCCGGTAAACGTATCCGTAATGGATTTTTACAGCAAACCGGATTCAAATTGCAGTTTGCAGATTATCGGGCAGGCTATGCCTCGATTTTATCCAGTCTAAAGTAG